In Candidatus Binatia bacterium, a single window of DNA contains:
- a CDS encoding IS66 family transposase, translated as MSRGLLSQWNGAVADLLAPLAKAVHEQVLQSRWIQSDDTKVKVQEVERVYRNGHMWVYRGELGDVVYDFDWQRNKGSPSRMLAGYRGYLQADAAPAYDDIFVCNEQIVEVACWAHARRYFRNAELTAPDEAGPIVLWIRDRKEELAAHWQRSGSAAHGRAAYVGEHLQGARGQRLRVSARRDRAREHASSQPNCRVDAADLEAAAASAGIHSQAGWIGRCGPTSRYRRNRAERTHHRAVATAPTSPPAGGVRGRLRSSLTPPRTAARSAAMA; from the coding sequence GTGAGCCGCGGCCTACTATCGCAATGGAACGGGGCGGTGGCCGACCTGCTGGCGCCGCTGGCGAAGGCGGTGCACGAGCAGGTTCTGCAATCGCGCTGGATCCAGTCGGACGACACGAAGGTAAAGGTGCAGGAGGTCGAGCGGGTGTATCGCAACGGTCATATGTGGGTGTACCGGGGCGAGTTGGGCGACGTGGTCTACGACTTCGACTGGCAGCGCAACAAGGGCAGTCCGAGTCGGATGCTGGCCGGGTATCGGGGTTACTTACAGGCGGATGCGGCGCCGGCGTACGACGACATCTTCGTCTGCAACGAGCAGATCGTCGAGGTGGCGTGCTGGGCGCATGCGCGGCGCTACTTCAGGAACGCGGAGCTGACGGCACCGGATGAGGCCGGGCCGATCGTGCTGTGGATCCGGGATCGGAAGGAAGAACTGGCTGCACATTGGCAGCGAAGCGGCAGCGCGGCGCACGGCCGTGCTGCTTACGTTGGTGAACACCTGCAAGGCGCACGGGGTCAACGTCTTCGAGTATCTGCGCGACGTGATCGAGCGCGTGAGCACGCATCCAGCCAGCCGAATTGCCGAGTTGACGCCGCGGATCTCGAAGCAGCTGCGGCAAGCGCCGGCATCCACAGCCAGGCCGGGTGGATCGGCCGCTGCGGCCCCACATCTCGCTACAGACGCAATCGCGCCGAACGCACCCATCATCGAGCCGTCGCAACCGCGCCGACATCGCCGCCCGCAGGAGGAGTCAGGGGGCGTCTTCGTAGTTCCTTGACTCCTCCGAGGACGGCGGCACGATCCGCCGCGATGGCGTGA